The Spiroplasma citri genomic sequence ATTTATTTAATTCACATAAAAGCTAGTGTGCCTTAACTAAGATATATAATCGATTATAATAAATATTAAAATCCTTTAACCATAACACGAAAAAAGTTTAAAATTTTAATAATACAAAATATAGCAAATGGAATTAATATAATTCACGCTTCACCTAAGAAAACCATTATCTCAGGTAAAATATTTGTTATACCTTCTTTAACTTTTCATAATGCACTAGTCAAACCCGTTCAAATACCAGTCATACCCTCAGACATAGTTTTAGGTGTAGGTGCTGTTAAAAAATTAAACGCTGTTGTTAAATACATACCTAACATTATTTATTACTCTCCTTTCTTTCAATTTCTTTTTTATATTTTTTCTTTCCTCGAATTTGTTTAATTTTTTGGTAAATTGATAAACCAATATAAGTAAAAATACTTAATATAATAACAACACTAAATATTGTCGTTAATCAAGTTGGCATAATACATCTCCTTTCTAAAAAATATCGCGTCACGCTCCGCGTGTTCGCTACGCTCAAAATAAACAATATTGAATAAATTACCGCTAATAAATTACGCGGATAATTTATTCATTTTCTTTTACATTATTAATTACTATCTTATTTACAGTATTAATAACAATATCTTTTCCATACTTTAGTTACTAAGGGCCGCAAAATAAAATAATGTTTGCTTTCCAATAAAAAATCAACTCTTTTCTGAGTTGATTTGTTGCACTTCAATTACACGATGCTTTTTTTTATTTAAAAGTCCTAATTTTGATTTGTTGTTTTAAACTTTCCACTAACAATTTATCAGCAATCCCTTGACTAAATGCTGTTGCTGATCCAGCACAAATGCTAGTTAACATTGCTTCTTGATAATCATTTGTTGCTAAATAAGTTCCAACAAATCCAGCAACCATTGAATCACCAGCTCCGACCGAATTAATTAATTGCCCTGTTGCAGTATTACCAACATAAACATTTGTTGGAGTAATTAAAATGCTGCCATCTTTACCACTACTAATTAAAACATTCTGTGCCCCTTTTTCCTGTAATTTTTTTCCTAAAGTAACAATTTCTGTTTTTTGATTAAATTGGTAATTTGTTTCAAATAGTTCATTTAATTCAGCTAAATTTGGTTTAATTAAAAATGGTTTAGCTGATAAAGTTGATAATAAAACATCCTTTGTTGCATCAACAACAAATAAGATTTCGTTTTCATCACAATAGGTACTAATTGTTTGATATAAATCAGATGGACAATCACGTGGTAATGAACCAGAAATAATTAAACAATCATTTTTAGTTAATTCTGTTTTAAGAATTGTTAACAGTGCCATAACATCATCATCACTAGGAGAAAAAGCGAGGCCATTTAATTCTGTTTCTTGTTTTATTTCTAAACTTTTAATTTTTATATTAGTTCGGTTCTTGCCATTAACTTCACGAAAACAAGCAGCAACCTTTTGATTTACTAAATAATGTTCAAACATTTCTTTATTATCACGCCCCAAAAAACCTAATGCTGTAGTTGGATATCCTAAATGTTGCAACATTACTGCAACATTAATTCCTTTTCCACCAATCACCTCATACTCACTAATAGCTTTATTAGTTTCTCCTAATTGGAAATTCGGAACTTCAATAACTTGGTCAATAGCAGGATTTAATGTTAATGAATAAATCATTTTTTCTTACTTCTTCCCTTCTTATTTTAATATTATAAAAACCCAATTAGTTGGGTTTTTACTTTTTAAACTAAATTGCTACAGTAATTTTATTTTTTTTAACATCATTCATTCTTCAAAATCCAAGAATTAAGGCGCTAACAAAACTTCCAATAATTAAAGCAATAAGTGAAATTAAGACTGCTACACCAATTGAAGCACCGTGATTAGCAATACTAAACCAATTTTTACCATTATCTTGAATTTGCAATAACGGAAAGACAAAGATACCACCATGAGGTGCTGCTAATGTTACACCAAAACCACTAACAATTGCGCCAGTAATAGCACTTCCCGCCATAATTGACGGAATTGTTCGTTTTGGATCAGCAGCAGCAAATGGAATTGCCCCTTCGGTAATAAAACATGCTGCTAAGAAATAATTCGTATTTCCTTGCTCAACATCTTTTTTTGTTCAATATTTTTTAAACATTCTTGTACATAATGCTAATGCTAATGGTGGTACCATTCCAGCTAACATTGCACAAGCCATAAAGACTGTCCCCCCATTAGTTGAACGAATTCCAGCATAAGCTGTTTGTGTAGCATCAATTGTTAAGGTTCCAAAGACATAGGCAGCTTTATTAATTGGACCACCCATATCAGCCGCCATCATTAAACCAATAATAATTCCAATTAAAGCATTTAAATTATAATCGGCAATTGCTTTTAAACCTTGGCTTAAACCATAGTTTAAATATCCTAATGGAATATTTAATCCAAACATTAAAACTCCTGCTGCTAAAGCTGTTAAAACAGGAATTAAAACAATATCACGAACTCCTCGTAGTGATGGATGGAACCGAACAAATCCTTTTTGACAACCATAGACAGCAAAGGCAACAAGATAACCACCAATTAAGGCTCCAAAAAACCCTGAGTTAAAGCTTGAGATTGAATCAGGGAATAATCGCCCCCATGTATTTGCTCAGCCTGTTTTATTTTCTGCATCATATAACATCCCAGGAGCATTAGCAATTAATCCTGCTGTCATTCCTGGTAATAATCCTTGTGGTCCAACAATAGAGTAACATACATAAGCACCTAAAATAGGAACCATCATACCAAAGATTACTTTTCCTAATCCTGAAAATCATGCCGCAACATCACTAGTTACCCCAAAATCTTTTCCTGTTTTACCTGAATCTAATAAGAAACCAATTCCTAAAATAATTCCTCCAGCAACAACAAATGGTAACATTCGAGAAACCCCTCCTAAGAGGTTTTTTGTTACATCTTTAAAGTTTTTTAAACTTAATTCACCAACTTCATCGTTGGCACCTTTACCACCTTTGCCAATTGTTAAACGTTTTCCATTCAAGGCATCTTCAATAACATTTGTGCCATGGTAAATTACATCTTTTGTACTTGTTTCTAAATATGAAACACCCTTAAAACGATCCATTCCCGTAATTTTTTTATCAATTCCAAGAATAATTCCTTTTGCATTAGCAATGTCAGTTGCTGTTAATACATTTTCATTACCGCTACGCCCTTGCGTTTCAACTTTAATTGTTAAGTCCATTGCTTTTGCTGCTTCTTCCATTTTTTCTTTTGCCATATAAGTATGGGCAATTCCAGTTGGACAAGCTGTAATACCAATAACATCATAATGACCATCTGTTTTCGTTTTATCATGGTCAGTAACTGGCTCAACAAATGCTTTAAGAATATCAGCAAAAGTTTTTGCCGCACGAATTTGTGATACAACTTCACTTTTTCCTAAAAAACCAGCTAATTTCGCTAGTGCTTGTAAGTGTTGTTCTCCTCCTTGAGATGGCGTAGTAATCATAAAAATGATATCAACTGGTTTATTATCTAAACTTTGTCAATCAACTGCCTTTTCTAATGTCATAATTGCAATTGATGGTTTCGTAACACTACCACTTGAACAGTGGGGAATTGCTAAACCATCACCAACCCCAGTTGGACCTTCTGTTTCACGTTTCTCCAAATCTTTAATTAAGTTTGCTGAATCAGTAACTGTTTCATTGTTAACTAATGCTGCTGCTAATGTTGCAAAGACTTCAGTTTTATCTGTCGCAGAAGTTTTTAAAAAGGTTGTTGTTTCATTAAAATAATCAATTATTTTCATAATGATTTATCCTTTTATCCTTTCTATGAACTTGTAATAATTTCAACTTCCGAACGAGAAGCGAATTTTACTAGTGATTTAATGTTAAATTTTGATAAATCAGCAAGAATATAACTTTTTGTTGCTCGCTTAATAACTTCCGCTTTAATCATTGCTTCGTCTGGGTCGGTCGTATATAAATCCTGACCATTAATTTCATTAACTCCTAAAAAAGCACAATCAATTTGATATTTTTGTAAAGTTGTAACTGCTTCTCAACCAATTAATGCTCCTGTTTGATGCTTATATTTTCCTCCCAAAACATAAACATTATTAAAACCTGCTAAAGCTAATAGCTCTACGTGGAAGATTGAATTAGTAATAATTACTAAATCATCTGCTGGTTGTAATAATTTAATTAGTGCTAAGGTTGACGAACCAGCATCCAAATAAAGACACATTTTTGGTTTAATTTTCTTAACGGCTTGACGAGCAATTAAATATTTCTCTTCAGCATGCTGTTGGATTTTCTCATTTAGTTGCTCTTCTATTCGAACTTCATAACTCTTTTGTAATTTAACACCACCATGCACTCGTTTTAATAAACCTTGTTGCTCCATTTCCGTTAAATCACGGCGTAATGTTGTTGGTGATAATTGCAATTGCGTAATTAAGTCGTTAACTAATACCAATTGTTGATCATCTAAACAAGCTAAAATTTTTTCTCATCGTAGTTCTTTTAACATTTTCTCACCAACTGTAATTATATCTTATTTTTAACCAAAAAAACCAAAAATAACATAAAATAAACAAAAAAAACCATTACTTTGTAACGGCTTTCTCAGTATATACTTCAATAACATCTTGCTCTTTTAAATCATTATAGTTTTTAATTGTTAGGCCACATTCAGCTCCTGTTTTAGCTTCTTTAATATCATCTTTAATATGTTTCAATGATGCTAATTCACCACTATAGACAATAACCCCATCGCGTAAAACGCGAACTCGTGATTTTCGTGGAATAATACCATCAGTAACATAACAACCAGCAATCGTTCCAATATCAGAATGGCGGAAAATTTGACGTACTTCCGCTTGCCCTAACACTTCTTCAACCATTTCTGGATCTAACATTCCTTCTGCTGCTGCAACTATTTCTTCCGTTAATTTATAAATAATGGTATGCAAACGAATTGCAACTCCTTCATCTTCGGCTTTTTTTCGAACATGCGCAGTTGGACGAACATTAAAACCAACAATAAATGCTTGACTAGCTAATCCTAATGTTACATCACTTTCGGAAATTCCCCCAACAGTTGCTCGTAAAACATTAATTTTTAAGCCTGCAATATTAATTTTTAATAAACTTGCTTTTACTGCTTCAACTGTTCCTTGAGTATCAGCTTTTAAAATAATATTAATTTGCTTTAACTGTCCATCTTTAATTTGCGCTGATAGACTTTCTAATGAAAAATTTTGATTTTTATAACGTTTATTCATTGTATCAATTGTTTTTCTTTTTAAGGCAATTTCACGTGCTAATTTTTCATCCCGGAAAACCATAAAACGATCACCAGCATTTGGTACTTCATTTAAACCATGAATCATAACTGGAGTTGATGGTCCTGCTGATTTAATTTTTTTACCACTTTCATCAGACAAATCACGAACATAACCAAAAGTATAACCAACAACTAAGGCATCTTTAATATTCAATGTTCCTGATTGCACCAATAATGTTGCAACTGGTCCTAAACCACGATTTAAGTGTGATTCAAGCACTGTACCTAACGCAAAACGATTTGGATTTGCTTTTAATTCCATCAAATCAGCCATTAATAAGATTGTATCTAATAATTCATCAATTCCTTGCTTTTGTTTAGCACTTCCTTTAACATAAGGGGTTGTGCCTCCTCATTCTTCTGGAGTTAATTCTTCTTGTGATAATTGCATTAAAATATTATCTAAATTTATCCCAACTTTATCCATTTTATTAACAAAAACAATAATTGGTACTCCAGCTGCTTTGGCATGATCAATTGCTTCTTTAGTTTGCAACATTACCCCATCGTCAGCTGCAACAACTAGGACAACAATATCTGTTACCGCACTCCCTCGTGCTCGCATTTGTGTAAAAGCTTCATGTCCAGGAGTATCAACAAATGTAATCTTTTCATTATTTTTAGTTTTAATTTGATAAGCTCCAATATGTTGTGTAATTCCCCCATGTTCTGTACTTACAACATTAGTATTTCGAATGGTATCTAATAATGTTGTTTTGCCATGATCAACATGGCCCATAATTGTAACAATTGGCGGGCGCTTTTCCAACGAAGCAGGGTCATCATTAACTTCAAAACTTTCAATTAAGTTTTCATGCGTTACTGATTTTTCTCGTTTAAAATCTAACCCAAATTCTAAACATAACTCTCCCAATTGATCTTCAGTTAAAAAAGTATTTTGATTTAACATTATTCCCTTACTAAAAAAATATTTAATAATTTCACTAACGGGTTTATTAATTTTTTGTGCAAATTCAGCAATGGTTAATGTCTCATCATAAATAAAAACTCCCTCCGTAACATGTGCTTCAATCGTTTTTAATTGCGATTGAATTCGATTTCGTTGTTTTTTAGCTAATGTTTTTTTATTTTGTTTGTTATTTTGACTACTCATCTGTCCCTCCTCCTTTTTGAATTTTAAGAATTATTTAATAATGTCAGCAACCGTTGGGCAAGATGTTGGTCACTAATACCAATCATTTTAACATTATTTGTTCCTAAAGCTTGTTGGGTTAAATTGAAATCAAGGCAACTAAAATAAGGGATATTATAATAAAAACATTTTTGTTGATATTTTTTTGCTTGCGCAGGACCAACATCATTACTAGTTAATACTAAATAAACTGTTTTTTGCTGAATGGCAGTTAATAAACAAGCCCCTGTGATTAGTTTACCCCCTCGTTTGGCTAGGCCAAGATAACTATATCCTTTTTGACCTAGCATGATTAATCTCAACCTTCGCTAATTTCACAATATAACATTTCGTAAAATTGATCGGTTAATTTTGTTTTTAAAGCACGTTCTAAAGCGTGATTTTTTTTTGCTTTTTCATAAATCTCTAATGTTGGTCGTAAATAAGCACCACGACCATTGGCCTTTCCGGTTGAATCAATAATAATTTCCCCGTTTGGTGTCTTAACAATTCGTACCAGTTCTTTTTTTGGTAACATTTGTTGTGAAACAACACATTTTCGTAAGGGAACTTTTTTATGATTTGTCATCGTTATCCCTCCTAATTAATTATTTATCTTGATCATAATAATCATCATAGTCATCATAATTAATTTCATAGTCATCATCATCTTGATTTTCAAATTGTTCATTCTCAAAATAAGAAATATTATCTTCAATTTCTTGAATTTCATTTTCTAACCCGCTAGGTGTTGTTTCTGTTAAATCATCAACATGATAATTTTCTTCATCCAAAATCATTGTTTCTTCAGCCATTTGTTCTTCAATAATTTCAAATTCTTCAACTGGTAAATCTACTGCTCCATCAACAGTATTTGTTTCAACAGTTGTTTTTGGTTTAATTTTATCTTTTAATTTAACTTGTAATGTGCTAAGTTCATCAGTTGTTAAATTTCCATTTCATAAAATTTCAACTTGTTTTGTTAACGCTTCACTATAACTCATAATGTTTAATTTTCATTTTGTTAACTTTGCAACTAATTTTGCGGCACTTCCGCCTTTTCCAATTGCTAATGATAATTGTTCATCAGGAACAATAACATCAGCTTCTTTTCCTTCATCATTAGTTGTAATTGAAATTACTTTTACTGGTGATAATGAGTTAATAATAAATTGTTGACTATTATCATTATAAATACAAATATCAATTTTTTCATCTTGTAATTCAGCTGTTACTTTATTAATTCGACTTCCCTTGCTACCAACACAAGCACCAATTGGATCAATATTTTCATTTGTACTATAAACAGCAATCTTACTACGACGCCCGGGATCACGAGCAATTGCTTTTACTTCAATTACTTGTTCAAAAATTTCTGGAATTTCACGCTCTAATAAACGATATAAAAAATCATTGCTTGTTCGTGAACCAGTAATTTGTCCTGCATTTTTTGATTTAATAACATCTTCTGCCAAAAACGTAATTGGTTGCCCAACTTCAAAATGATCAGAAAAGATTAAATTTTTTCGAGGAATATAAGCAAATGTTCGTTCTACTTCAACTAATAAGTATTTTTCTTCAGCAGCAATAACAACACCCGTCATTAAATGCCCTTTTTGTATAATATATTCATCAAAGATTGAATCCTTCTCTGCTTCTTTAATTTGTTGTTTAATAATTTGCCCAACTTGGAAAATTGCTAATCGTGAAAATTCTTCTGAATTAACTGGTTCATAAACTTTATCATCAATTGTAATTTGTTCACCATATTTTTCTTTTGCTTCATTTAAACCAATTTCTAATAAATCATCTTCTACTTTTTTAACAACAGTTAATTCTTTTTCAACTTTAATTTGTCCTGTTTTTTGATCAATATCAACAAAAACTGTTGCTTCTGGATCAAAATGCTTTTCATAAGCCTTTTTAATTCCTTCTTTAATTGAATCTAAAATTAAATCACGGCTAATTTGTTTTTCACTAACAATTTCATTAATTGTTGTCAATAATTTTGTACCATCAATCATGCTATATAACATTCCTTTCCTAAAATTTAACCGCACAACGCGCAAATTTAATATTTTGATAATTTGTTTGTAAGGTTTTGCGAGCACCTTTAACAAAATAAGTAATAGTAAGATTTTGTTGCTGATCAACCATTGATAATTCACCAGTAACTTCAACTAAATTATTGACCTTTTCGTTAAATTCTAAATAAACATACCCCTTAAGATGTTGTTGTAGTTCATTTCAATTTCGTAATGGTCGCTCAGCACCTGGTGTTGAAACTTCTAACAAGTATTCTTCTGAAAATAAATCAAGGTTATCAACAAGTTGATTAATTTCTTCACTAATAACTGTTAAACGTTCCAAATCAAACACAGTTGTTTTATCTTCAATTAACACTTGTACAACATTTGTGTCAAAATCTTGGAAATAATTAATTGCAAACAATGTTAAATTTTGTTTTGTTAAATAATTTTCCAAAGTTTCTTTTAATTGTGTCTCTTGTTGTATAAAATGTTCCATCCAACACCATCCTTTCTTAATCAAACATAACTAAAATTTATAGCATTAAAGAAAGAGCACAGCTGTGCTCTTTCTTGACCTTTTTTAATTACTTTATTATTATAATACCTTAATAATAAAAATGCAAGAAAATTAAGAAGATAAATTAGGAAAGTTGGAATAAAATAAAGTGAAGTGCTACATCATATTTCAACTCTTTTTTAAAATATCTTTTCCCCAAATAAACTATTTAAATTTATTATCATAAACTTAACAGAAAGTTAGGTAGTATAAAAAAAAGTAGGGTATAAAAATATAAAGAAATTAAATAAGAATAATTAAACCATTTACTAAAATGGTTTTTTTATTTGAAAAAACCTAAAATAACTAATTGATTCAAAACAAGGACAGCATCTTTAAATATTTATAATTTTTAAAATAATAAAAAAGTTGTTTCCTTTCTGAAAAAAACCATATTAAATTAAGAAATTATTAAATAATCCATATATCTACTTAGTAAAGGTGTTGTCCTTGTTTTGTTTCACTTAGTTATATTAATAAATCAATCGTTAAATATTAGATTGGAGAAACTAAAAATGGAAAAAATCAATATTATGATTAGATGCAGTAAGTGCGGAATGCCAAAGCGAATTCATAAAGTTAAACATCGCGAAAAAACAGAATGATTTGAAGATATTTATTATAGTCAATATTAAATTTGATTTATAAAAATGAAAATTATTAAACAACAAAAAATATGTGATGTTATTAATTGTTATAAATTATAATCATTTATCACCGAAGAATTTGAAACAAATAAAATTTTATGAACTTGTCAAAATCACAAAGTTTTATTAAATCAAATTAAGTATATAAACAAAGAAAAAATTTGACTTTATAATAATTTGGAAAATTCAAGGATAGATTCTGATTGAAAAACTGGGTATTTAAAAATCTTTTTTAGTAAAATTAAATAATTCTAATATAACAAGATGAATAACTCATCTATGGCACACTAGTTATGTTATTTGATTTATTAATTTTAATTTTATATTTCTTTTATTAAACTTGTTAATAGTATTTTTCAGTGTGCCAATTTTTACTATTTTATATTTTTAATAATGCTTACAATGTTTATTAACAATGTTTATTAAACATTAAATAAACAATAGATAAACATTAAATATAACAATGTTTATTAAAAAAAAAAAAAAAACTATAGATAAACAATATATAAACATTAAATAAACAATAGATAAACATTAAATATAACAATGTTTATTAAACAATAAATAAACTATAGATAAACAATATATAAACATTAAATAAACAATAGATAAACATTAAATATAACAATGTTTATTAAACAATAAATAAACTATAGATAAACAATATATAAACATTAAATAAACAATAGATAAACATTAAATATAACAATGTTTATTAAACAATAAATAAACTATAGATAAACAATAGATAAACATTAAATATAACAATGTTTATTAAAAAAAGGAGTGTGATTAATTATGTTAGGAATTTGAATATTTTTTTTAAAACGTAAATGTCAAATTTGTCATTCTATTTTGAATAAAAAAATTGTTGGTAGTTTGTATTTTAAGTTAAATGTTTGTTCAATGCAGTGTAACCGAAAGCGAGTTGATTTGAGTAATGTATCAGAAACCAAGTTATAAGAAGAATATTAACGTAGAAAATTGCTTTATTCGAAGAGAATTTATAGTTTTTAGAACAGATAAAGCTTCATTTATAAATTTACCTAATCATAATCGTCATATTGGTTTTTGATTGAGTAATAAGTTTATTTATCCGAGTGAAAAAAATTGTAATCAAGTAGCAATCGGTTTGATTTATGATAATTATTATTCTATTGTAAAATATGATGAAAATTTAAAGCGTAATATTTGAAAGAGTTTAACTGGAACGGAATTAATTAATTTATATAATCAATATAAACAAAATTACTCTACTAATATGAAAAAAGCATTATTTTCAAGTGAACCTAAAAAAGTAAAAACAAATAAAAATAATTTCACAAATTTAAGTGTTGAAAAAAAAGAACAATTAATTAAAGACTTAAAAAGTTTAAATTAAAATATTCCCAAAAAAGTTTTAAATAATATACAAAGTTTTAAGATTATATATTAAATAGACATAACATAGAAAGCTCACTGCATATTTTAAAACACAATAGTATAGTGCCTGCGATTACCTTTAAAGTGACGTGAAAGGCAAAGGGTGAAAAAAATGTTTAAAACAAATTTAGGAAAATTAATAAATGGTGATGCATTAACTTTTATTAAAAGTTTAGAAAATGATAGTGTTGATTTAATATTAACTGATCCACCCTATTTATATAATTTACCAAAAAGAAAAAATGAACATATAAATGAAAAAAGCAATACTACCGACAGAATCGGTAAAAGCATAAACAAATATATTAATGCTATTTATGATAATAATTTGCATAATTCATTTGATATAAATTCTTATTTAGATGAGTTTTATCGAGTTTCAAAAAATAAATTTATGTTAATTTGAATGAATAGACAACAAATTATAGATTATTTAGATTGAGTTTGTAAAAAAGATATGCTTTATGATTTTATCCTTTGGAACAAAACAAATCCAATGCCAACTAATAATCATATTTTCCAAGATAAAGAATATTGTATGATGATTTATTCTAAAAAACATCGAATTCCGAATTATAAAAATGATTATGAAAGTAAAAAAACAATTTTTAATTATTCAATCGGAAAAAAAATAACAGGGCACCCAACAGAAAAACCATTATATATATTTAATCGATTAATTAGTAAATATAGTAAAGAAAATGATGTAATTTTAGATTGTTTTCTAGGTAGTGGTACAACAGCTTATGCTTGTGAACAATTAAAACGAAAGTGAATGGGCTGCGAAATAAATAATGAATATTACAAAATAATTAAAAAAAGATTAAAAAATATTCAGTTTAAATTTGAATTTTAATAGAAAGGAAATAAAAAAATGAATATTGCTTCAATTTTGGCTAAATTAGAAAAAATAGAATTAGAACAAGAAAAACAAAAACTTTATTTAATTGCATTATCTAATTGTGGTTTGTCTGACTTACAAAAAACAGAATTATTAAACAACATTAATTTAATTGATGAAGAATATAAACAAAAACAAAAAGATAAACGACAAGCTAAAAAATTAGGC encodes the following:
- the infB gene encoding translation initiation factor IF-2; translated protein: MSSQNNKQNKKTLAKKQRNRIQSQLKTIEAHVTEGVFIYDETLTIAEFAQKINKPVSEIIKYFFSKGIMLNQNTFLTEDQLGELCLEFGLDFKREKSVTHENLIESFEVNDDPASLEKRPPIVTIMGHVDHGKTTLLDTIRNTNVVSTEHGGITQHIGAYQIKTKNNEKITFVDTPGHEAFTQMRARGSAVTDIVVLVVAADDGVMLQTKEAIDHAKAAGVPIIVFVNKMDKVGINLDNILMQLSQEELTPEEWGGTTPYVKGSAKQKQGIDELLDTILLMADLMELKANPNRFALGTVLESHLNRGLGPVATLLVQSGTLNIKDALVVGYTFGYVRDLSDESGKKIKSAGPSTPVMIHGLNEVPNAGDRFMVFRDEKLAREIALKRKTIDTMNKRYKNQNFSLESLSAQIKDGQLKQINIILKADTQGTVEAVKASLLKINIAGLKINVLRATVGGISESDVTLGLASQAFIVGFNVRPTAHVRKKAEDEGVAIRLHTIIYKLTEEIVAAAEGMLDPEMVEEVLGQAEVRQIFRHSDIGTIAGCYVTDGIIPRKSRVRVLRDGVIVYSGELASLKHIKDDIKEAKTGAECGLTIKNYNDLKEQDVIEVYTEKAVTK
- the rnpM gene encoding RNase P modulator RnpM; translated protein: MTNHKKVPLRKCVVSQQMLPKKELVRIVKTPNGEIIIDSTGKANGRGAYLRPTLEIYEKAKKNHALERALKTKLTDQFYEMLYCEISEGWD
- a CDS encoding L7Ae/L30e/S12e/Gadd45 family ribosomal protein, with translation MLGQKGYSYLGLAKRGGKLITGACLLTAIQQKTVYLVLTSNDVGPAQAKKYQQKCFYYNIPYFSCLDFNLTQQALGTNNVKMIGISDQHLAQRLLTLLNNS
- the pfkB gene encoding 1-phosphofructokinase produces the protein MIYSLTLNPAIDQVIEVPNFQLGETNKAISEYEVIGGKGINVAVMLQHLGYPTTALGFLGRDNKEMFEHYLVNQKVAACFREVNGKNRTNIKIKSLEIKQETELNGLAFSPSDDDVMALLTILKTELTKNDCLIISGSLPRDCPSDLYQTISTYCDENEILFVVDATKDVLLSTLSAKPFLIKPNLAELNELFETNYQFNQKTEIVTLGKKLQEKGAQNVLISSGKDGSILITPTNVYVGNTATGQLINSVGAGDSMVAGFVGTYLATNDYQEAMLTSICAGSATAFSQGIADKLLVESLKQQIKIRTFK
- a CDS encoding fructose-specific PTS transporter subunit EIIC; its protein translation is MKIIDYFNETTTFLKTSATDKTEVFATLAAALVNNETVTDSANLIKDLEKRETEGPTGVGDGLAIPHCSSGSVTKPSIAIMTLEKAVDWQSLDNKPVDIIFMITTPSQGGEQHLQALAKLAGFLGKSEVVSQIRAAKTFADILKAFVEPVTDHDKTKTDGHYDVIGITACPTGIAHTYMAKEKMEEAAKAMDLTIKVETQGRSGNENVLTATDIANAKGIILGIDKKITGMDRFKGVSYLETSTKDVIYHGTNVIEDALNGKRLTIGKGGKGANDEVGELSLKNFKDVTKNLLGGVSRMLPFVVAGGIILGIGFLLDSGKTGKDFGVTSDVAAWFSGLGKVIFGMMVPILGAYVCYSIVGPQGLLPGMTAGLIANAPGMLYDAENKTGWANTWGRLFPDSISSFNSGFFGALIGGYLVAFAVYGCQKGFVRFHPSLRGVRDIVLIPVLTALAAGVLMFGLNIPLGYLNYGLSQGLKAIADYNLNALIGIIIGLMMAADMGGPINKAAYVFGTLTIDATQTAYAGIRSTNGGTVFMACAMLAGMVPPLALALCTRMFKKYWTKKDVEQGNTNYFLAACFITEGAIPFAAADPKRTIPSIMAGSAITGAIVSGFGVTLAAPHGGIFVFPLLQIQDNGKNWFSIANHGASIGVAVLISLIALIIGSFVSALILGFWRMNDVKKNKITVAI
- a CDS encoding DUF3627 domain-containing protein; its protein translation is MYQKPSYKKNINVENCFIRREFIVFRTDKASFINLPNHNRHIGFWLSNKFIYPSEKNCNQVAIGLIYDNYYSIVKYDENLKRNIWKSLTGTELINLYNQYKQNYSTNMKKALFSSEPKKVKTNKNNFTNLSVEKKEQLIKDLKSLN
- a CDS encoding DeoR/GlpR family DNA-binding transcription regulator, with product MLKELRWEKILACLDDQQLVLVNDLITQLQLSPTTLRRDLTEMEQQGLLKRVHGGVKLQKSYEVRIEEQLNEKIQQHAEEKYLIARQAVKKIKPKMCLYLDAGSSTLALIKLLQPADDLVIITNSIFHVELLALAGFNNVYVLGGKYKHQTGALIGWEAVTTLQKYQIDCAFLGVNEINGQDLYTTDPDEAMIKAEVIKRATKSYILADLSKFNIKSLVKFASRSEVEIITSS
- a CDS encoding DNA-methyltransferase, which gives rise to MFKTNLGKLINGDALTFIKSLENDSVDLILTDPPYLYNLPKRKNEHINEKSNTTDRIGKSINKYINAIYDNNLHNSFDINSYLDEFYRVSKNKFMLIWMNRQQIIDYLDWVCKKDMLYDFILWNKTNPMPTNNHIFQDKEYCMMIYSKKHRIPNYKNDYESKKTIFNYSIGKKITGHPTEKPLYIFNRLISKYSKENDVILDCFLGSGTTAYACEQLKRKWMGCEINNEYYKIIKKRLKNIQFKFEF
- a CDS encoding LSm family protein, yielding MEHFIQQETQLKETLENYLTKQNLTLFAINYFQDFDTNVVQVLIEDKTTVFDLERLTVISEEINQLVDNLDLFSEEYLLEVSTPGAERPLRNWNELQQHLKGYVYLEFNEKVNNLVEVTGELSMVDQQQNLTITYFVKGARKTLQTNYQNIKFARCAVKF
- the nusA gene encoding transcription termination factor NusA yields the protein MIDGTKLLTTINEIVSEKQISRDLILDSIKEGIKKAYEKHFDPEATVFVDIDQKTGQIKVEKELTVVKKVEDDLLEIGLNEAKEKYGEQITIDDKVYEPVNSEEFSRLAIFQVGQIIKQQIKEAEKDSIFDEYIIQKGHLMTGVVIAAEEKYLLVEVERTFAYIPRKNLIFSDHFEVGQPITFLAEDVIKSKNAGQITGSRTSNDFLYRLLEREIPEIFEQVIEVKAIARDPGRRSKIAVYSTNENIDPIGACVGSKGSRINKVTAELQDEKIDICIYNDNSQQFIINSLSPVKVISITTNDEGKEADVIVPDEQLSLAIGKGGSAAKLVAKLTKWKLNIMSYSEALTKQVEILWNGNLTTDELSTLQVKLKDKIKPKTTVETNTVDGAVDLPVEEFEIIEEQMAEETMILDEENYHVDDLTETTPSGLENEIQEIEDNISYFENEQFENQDDDDYEINYDDYDDYYDQDK